The window CGTGTGTTAGTTCACGTAAGGTGATGATATTTATAGTGGTATGCAGGCAGATGAGTCGATTACTTCTAAGTATGTAAATATCGTTTTATATggattataattatgtatatgtataataatattttttttttacaaactacATAACTGTAATAACGCTGacgttcttataataatattttgttacaatgtttaatttgttgaattttttattgaattgtcAAGAATGAAgagaatttctttttaaaaatgtaatgtcaTATAATCCGGAACTCCTTGTCAGTGAGGTCAAATGAAGTGAAGATGGTTAATGATAAAGTAGAATGAAAGAAGTTTCAagaagcaatatatatatatatatactctatgcaggtaaatataaatgatagtttttttttaataatttgttttagaatGTTATAGAAggatacatttataaatccgtaaataaaacatatactgATTAGTATtccagaaattattttaatgaatctcattcttgttttttttttgtcaaaatagtctgggatataaaaaaaatatgtaagcgaaattatgtgatatatgtatatttatacaaaattcagTCCCTGTAAgtaatgttgtttattttattcttaattttaatgtaataaaagtttaacatGGGAACATGTATGCGAATTTAAATcacttacatttttattttctaagatatttaaaatatttactatgatattaatggatatatatatatatatatatatatatatatatatatatatatttaattacaataccaGTAATGTGTAAAGATTGCCGTTCAGACACAGATGCTCAGGGTATATAGAAGGTTAATACGTATAGTTAATTACAGCGAGTACAGAGGCCACAGACTACTTTATTAGGTATATCAATGAGATTTTAATTGACCacgtttatatgaataaatagtttaaaactttatttcgtaaataatattctgttgACGTTTTCGATTGCGAATAACCTTTAAGGTTTTAGTCAtaaggaaaatttatattgatatttttattttatttatcaaatgattatattattaacaattaaatatatatttttattgatagtgATTAATGCTTAATCCAAGTTTGAATCGCCGCACTGCCTACGGAGTTTTAAAGGTcttcatttaataatcatCACACGTTATAGTATCAACTcaggttattgaatgaaaaatgggattttatttaaatgtagtgGATAATCTTAAACTTGGACTAAGACTTGGATAAAAactataagataataatattatacgtacCTTCGATTTTCTTCGATATGAGTTGCTCGGTCGCTGTCTGTGGCAAACCAAGATATCTTTTAGGATCCTTAACAGCTCTAACTCTCAAGAACGTGGAGTTAAGCCATTGTACGCATTGAGCCACATCACGGATAGTACCCAAAGCTACCTCACTATTGATGTTCTCAGCCAGACGTTTGTGAAGATAGCTTTGTAAGGGCTCACAACCACCTACCAGGGACTGGTATCTCGACTgggaaatattttgtatatatggtttaaaaatcttatagtaatttataattagtttcTCATGAAACTGGTTGGAAATAATACTATGACATTAGtccaaatttaataaaataagtcatgacaaaatttgaaataatacgtGTTTATCAAATTGACATACAATTTTACAGGAAAGTTTATATCgcattttgttattgtttaagtaaataatcatGGGTTTAACGAAAGAAGAAAAGAAAGCGAAGAAGGAGGCGAAGAGATTGGAGAAGCTGAAGGCGGAAATCGAGGCGCGTAAGAAATTGAAATGTGAGGAGTTACAGCGAGAAATAGCAGCCCAAGCTCGCAAACGTGGAGAACTTGATAGGAGTTGGCGAGAgatgatgttaaaaataaaggaaCCGGTGTTCAGGCAAGACATAGAAGTGATGTGGCACACCTTCGAAAGAGCATTTGACAAGAAAGATCATTTGATAAACTATACCGTGAAGCTAATGAACGTAGCTGACGATCAGTTCCAACGGACGGTAGCGAGTTTCTGTGACACTATCGATACGATGATCAACAAATTCCTTCAAGACTTAGAATTTCTATCGAAACACAATGATATAAGGACAGCGAATGTTCTTAAGGCCGGTGAAAATGAAGCGGCACGGATCATAGCCGATCATGACACAGCtgaaacacatttacaattattactatatCACGGACATACAACAGCAGATAACTTAGCGTGGACAACCAGAGGTGAAAACCTCGTTAAAGAAGACGAAGACCGAAATAAGTACGCGAACGAAAGGGAAAATCTACGCTCGTTTTTAGAgaacacatataatacaatgtGGGATGAATATAAAGCTGTATTAAAAGCTTACATTGTTGGAACAGCTGATAATCAAAAAATGGTTAGGAAATTGAGGCGCAAGGAGAACTTAATGGCAGACATAATAGCGTCTCAGGCTAAGAAGATTGCGAACAGCGACGGCTTACTGAAACGACTTAGAACTGAGCTGGCGGCATATGAATCAGGGACAAAGCAAGCGGTGTTCAGAGACCGCCGCAACCGACATAGGGCAGCTTGTGCACGtttgaaaaaaacattgttcaaTGGATGTGACACAGACCAAAGTCAATTGGCTAAATTAGTTAAAGTATCTGATAGCACGATTGAATGGTTAGAAGCTGCTTGTAAGAAAGGCGAGAAGATACTAAGAATGGCTGCGCTTTGTCGCAAATATGAGACACAACGCGAAAAAGTGTTGCCTTTCGGTACCAACTTGCCTCATTCACCGACGGAGACTAAAGTCAATGTACGAAGACAGCCCGAAGATTCTATGGTTGTTAACGCAATGATCACTACAAGCGGCTTGACTAGGTTATGGCAGAAGGTATCTAAAGCAGATCT of the Danaus plexippus chromosome 13 unlocalized genomic scaffold, MEX_DaPlex mxdp_15, whole genome shotgun sequence genome contains:
- the LOC116770017 gene encoding dynein regulatory complex subunit 2-like gives rise to the protein MGLTKEEKKAKKEAKRLEKLKAEIEARKKLKCEELQREIAAQARKRGELDRSWREMMLKIKEPVFRQDIEVMWHTFERAFDKKDHLINYTVKLMNVADDQFQRTVASFCDTIDTMINKFLQDLEFLSKHNDIRTANVLKAGENEAARIIADHDTAETHLQLLLYHGHTTADNLAWTTRGENLVKEDEDRNKYANERENLRSFLENTYNTMWDEYKAVLKAYIVGTADNQKMVRKLRRKENLMADIIASQAKKIANSDGLLKRLRTELAAYESGTKQAVFRDRRNRHRAACARLKKTLFNGCDTDQSQLAKLVKVSDSTIEWLEAACKKGEKILRMAALCRKYETQREKVLPFGTNLPHSPTETKVNVRRQPEDSMVVNAMITTSGLTRLWQKVSKADLSRRALLREKNILEQENAMIVQKIQEYQENKFSPEAHKYKCLCNSDKKILVQSDNRPVAIDGVIEIAKYQ